In Caloenas nicobarica isolate bCalNic1 chromosome 5, bCalNic1.hap1, whole genome shotgun sequence, a single genomic region encodes these proteins:
- the PITPNM1 gene encoding membrane-associated phosphatidylinositol transfer protein 1 isoform X1 produces the protein MSRAEGPVRSSAGAAPAGAAPRRHAHQGVPRPAAHERGRVPGGPALHDPEEEPGGVERRGQRCGDSGQPALQRRPRRQRPVHPQDLPRGLPHPQLVSGSAPQSRAAGGGGVLERVPLHPNQFSIDIETYYRPDAGQQTNVFNLSAAEKRQRILDTIDIVRDPISPGEYKPEEDPKLYRSAKTGRGPLGDDWLETAAGGTLMCAYKLCKVEFRYWGMQSKIEQFIHDVGLRKVMLRAHRQAWCWQDEWTDLTMEDIRQLEEETARMLAQKMAKRGEAEEPPSAGPSSEGRPEPGGPSEQDGGAEAQVGADASPDDSFAKQWSTSSRSSYSSQHGGGVSPQSLSEWRMQNIARDSENSSEEEFFDAHEDLSDSDEVFAKEMTKWSSNDFLDTLEWPAELDEALADGASAAKVDGEGLGASSFPEGGSAESVAQACRIHALFLILHSGNILDQGVGEPGSKQADVQTLAATFDAVTRIHFPEALGHVALRLVPCPPICAAAYALVSKLSPYSHDRDSLSSSQDHIPLAALPLLATSSGSYQHAVGTVITRANQAYSTFLHSGEGAGFCGQVVLLGDCVGGILGFDALCRSRGGAGGSRSSSRRGSLSAEPVSPELCGGQDPLGEGVDGAAGSGQASPEPGTQRDGHHRSSSGSLQASEAPLEAEAPRDGAEGTSTRLDFKVSGFFLFGSPLGLVLALRKTVMPALDVAQLRPACEQIYNLFHAADPCASRLEPLLAKAFHAVPPLSVPRYQKYPLGDGTSSLLADALQTHSALFLPEVDVAAPPTPTSSFGGFWRGSEPEPPTPASASEVVKILERWWGPKRIDYSLYCPDALTAFPTITLPHLFHASYWESSDVVAFILRQVMEKEGPQPAESEESSIYSPAIPREKWQRRRTQVKIRNVTANHRASDVIVCEGKPQVLSGRFMYGPLDVVTLTGEKVDIYIMMQPLSGKWLYYGTEVTSGSGRLTFTIPPEKALAIGIYPVRMVVRGDHSYAEAYLTVVARGTESVVFSIDGSFTASVSIMGSDPKVRAGAVDVVRHWQDSGYMIIYVTGRPDMQKHRVVAWLSQHNFPHGAVSFCDGLTHDPLRQKTAFLQSLRTEAEINIIAGYGSTKDISVYSSLGLTPAHIYIVGRAVKKFHNQCQFLSEGYVAHLAQLEAAALAHSPKGPPRPVLGKGTYGCPAPVDFLRKQSQLLRSRGSSQAERDGGPPPAPSGLPWAKPRSVSLKLEGEE, from the exons ATGTCACGGGCCGAGGGGCCGGTTCGGAGCAGCGCAG GCGCTGCCCCCGccggcgctgccccccgccgccATGCTCATCAAGGAGTACCACGTCCTGCTGCCCATGAGCGTGGACGAGTACCAGGTGGCCCAGCTCTACATGATccag AAGAAGAGCCGGGAGGAGTCGAGCGGCGAGGGCAGCGGTGTGGAGATTCTGGCCAACCGGCCCTACAGCGACGGCCCCGGCGGCAGCGGCCAGTACACCCACAAGATCTACCACGTGGGCTCCCACATCCCCAGCTGGtttcgggctctgctccccaaagccgcgctgcaggtggaggaggagtcCTGGAACGCGTACCCCTACACCCGAACCAG TTCTCCATCGACATCGAGACGTACTACCGGCCAGATGCGGGTCAGCAGACCAACGTCTTCAACCTGAGCGCGGCTGAGAAGAGGCAGAGGATTTTGG ACACCATCGACATCGTGCGTGACCCCATCTCCCCCGGGGAATACAAGCCTGAGGAGGACCCCAAACTCTACCGCTCGGCCAAGACAGGCCGGGGGCCGCTGGGGGACGACTGGCTGGAGACGGCGGCCGGCGGGACCCTGATGTGCGCCTACAAGCTCTGCAAGGTGGAGTTCCGCTACTGGGGGATGCAATCCAAGATCGAGCAGTTCATCCACGACGTGG GTTTGCGGAAGGTGATGCTGCGCGCCCATCGCCAGGCCTGGTGCTGGCAGGACGAGTGGACGGACCTGACGATGGAGGACATTcggcagctggaggaggagacagCGCGGATGCTGGCACAGAAAATGGCCAAACGCGGCGAGGCCGAGGAACCCCCCAGTGCTGGGCCCAGCTCTGAGGGGCGGCCGGAGCCAGGGGGGCCCAGTGAACAGGACGGGGGGGCCGAGGCGCAGGTGGGGGCCGATGCCTCTCCCGACGATTCCTTTGCCAAGCAGTGGTCCACCTCCTCCCGCTCCTCCTACTCTTCCCAGCATGGAG GGGGGGTGTCTCCCCAGAGCTTGTCTGAGTGGCGGATGCAGAACATCGCCCGCGACTCCGAGAACAGCTCTGAAGAGGAGTTTTTCGATGCCCACG AGGACCTGTCTGACAGCGACGAGGTCTTTGCGAAGGAGATGACCAAGTGGAGCTCCAACGACTTCTTGGACACACTGGAGTGGCCGGCGGAGCTGGACGAGGCGCTGG CGGATGGAGCCAGCGCCGCCAAGGTGGATGGTGAAGGATTGGGGGCGTCCAGCTTTCCCGAG GGCGGCTCGGCGGAGAGCGTGGCGCAGGCGTGCCGGATCCATGccctcttcctcatcctccaCAGTGGCAACATCCTGGACCAGGGGGTGGGCGAGCCAGGCTCCAAGCAGGCGGACGTGCAGACGCTGGCGGCCACCTTCGACGCCGTCACCCGCATCCACTTCCCCGAGGCGCTGGGACACGTGGCCCTGCGCCTTGTCCCCTGCCCACCCATCTGCGCCGCTGCCTACGCCCTCGTCTCTAA GCTCAGCCCCTACAGCCACGACAGGGACAGCCTGTCCAGCAGCCAGGACCACATCCCGCTGGCAGCCCTCCCGCTGCTGGCCACCTCCTCGGGCAGCTACCAGCACGCCGTGGGGACCGTCATCACCCGCGCCAACCAGGCCTACAGCACCTTCCTGCACTCCGGGGAGGGGGCCGGCTTCTGCGGCCAG gtggtgctgctgggggactGTGTGGGCGGCATCCTGGGCTTTGACGCGCTCTGCCGGAgccgggggggcgcggggggcagccgcagcagcagccgccgcggCAGCCTG AGCGCAGAGCCCGTGTCCCCCGAGCTGTGTGGCGGCCAGGACCCCCTGGGCGAGGGGGTGGATGGAGCTGCGGGGTCGGGCCAGGCCAGCCCCGAGCCGGGGACACAGAGGGACGGCCAccaccgcagctcctcgggcag CCTGCAGGCCAGCGAGGCCCCGCTGGAGGCAGAGGCGCCGCGGGACGGGGCAGAAGGCACCAGCACCCGCCTTGATTTTAAGGTATCCGGCTTCTTCCTCTTCGGTTCCCcgctggggctggtgctggcGCTGCGCAAGACCGTCATGCCCGCTCTGGATG TGGCCCAGCTGCGTCCTGCCTGCGAGCAGATCTACAACCTCTTCCACGCGGCCGACCCCTGCGCCTCTCGCCTGGAGCCGCTCCTGGCCAAGGCTTTCCACGCCGTCCCGCCGCTCAGTGTCCCCCGCTACCAGAAATACCCCCTGGGCGACGgcacctcctccctgctgg CGGACGCCCTGCAGACGCACTCTGCCTTGTTCCTGCCCGAGGTGGACGTGGCCGCCCCCCCTACCCCCACCAGCAGTTTTGGGGGCTTCTGGAGGGGCAGTGAGCCGGAACCCCCCACTCCCGCCAGCGCCAGCGAAGTCGTCAAGA TCCTGGAGCGCTGGTGGGGCCCGAAGCGCATTGACTACTCGCTGTACTGCCCCGACGCCCTGACCGCCTTCCCCACCATCACCCTGCCCCACCTCTTCCATGCCAGCTACTGGGAATCCTCCGACGTGGTGGCTTTCATCCTGCGCCAG GTGATGGAGAAGGAGGGACCGCAGCCGGCGGAGAGCGAGGAGAGCTCTATCTACAGCCCCGCGATCCCCCGGGAGAAGTGGCAGCGCAGACGCACCCAAGTGAAGATCCGG aaTGTGACAGCAAACCACCGAGCCAGTGACGTGATCGTGTGCGAGGGCAAACCGCAGGTTCTGAGCGGGCGCTTCATGTATGGACCCCTGGATGTGGTGACGCTGACTGGGGAGAAG GTGGACATTTACATCATGATGCAGCCGCTGTCGGGGAAGTGGCTTTACTACGGCACCGAGGTGACGAGTGGTAGTGGCCGCCTGACCTTCACCATCCCTCCAGAGAAGGCTCTGGCCATCGGCATCTACCCCGTGCGCATGGTGGTCAG GGGGGACCACAGCTACGCCGAGGCATACCTGACAGTGGTGGCCCGCGGCACCGAGTCGGTCGTCTTCAGCATTGACGGCTCCTTCACCGCCAGTGTCTCCATCATGGGCAGCGACCCCAAAGTGCGGGCGGGAGCTGTTGACGTCGTACG GCACTGGCAGGACTCGGGCTACATGATCATCTACGTGACGGGGCGGCCCGACATGCAGAAGCACCGGGTGGTGGCCTGGCTGTCCCAGCACAATTTCCCCCACGGCGCCGTGTCCTTCTGCGACGGGCTCACCCATGACCCCCTACGCCAGAAAACCGCTTTCCTGCAGAGCCTGCGCACTGAG GCAGAGATCAACATCATTGCCGGCTACGGCTCCACCAAGGACATCTCGGTCTACAGCTCACTGGGGCTCACACCGGCGCACATCTACATCGTGGGACGGGCCGTCAAGAAGTTCCACAACCAGTGCCAG TTCCTGTCTGAGGGCTACGTCGCCCACCTGGCTCAGCTGGAGGCGGCGGCACTGGCCCATTCCCCCAagggacccccccgccccgtgctGGGCAAAGGCACCTACGGCTGCCCAGCGCCCGTCGACTTTCTCCGCAAGCAGAGCCAGCTCCTGCGCTCGCGGGGCTCCAGCCAGGCCGAGCGGGATGGGgggcccccgccggcccccTCCGGCCTGCCCTGGGCCAAGCCCCGCAGTGTCAGCCTCAAGCTGGAGGGTGAGGAGTGA
- the PITPNM1 gene encoding membrane-associated phosphatidylinositol transfer protein 1 isoform X2, which translates to MLIKEYHVLLPMSVDEYQVAQLYMIQKKSREESSGEGSGVEILANRPYSDGPGGSGQYTHKIYHVGSHIPSWFRALLPKAALQVEEESWNAYPYTRTRYTCPFVEKFSIDIETYYRPDAGQQTNVFNLSAAEKRQRILDTIDIVRDPISPGEYKPEEDPKLYRSAKTGRGPLGDDWLETAAGGTLMCAYKLCKVEFRYWGMQSKIEQFIHDVGLRKVMLRAHRQAWCWQDEWTDLTMEDIRQLEEETARMLAQKMAKRGEAEEPPSAGPSSEGRPEPGGPSEQDGGAEAQVGADASPDDSFAKQWSTSSRSSYSSQHGGGVSPQSLSEWRMQNIARDSENSSEEEFFDAHEDLSDSDEVFAKEMTKWSSNDFLDTLEWPAELDEALADGASAAKVDGEGLGASSFPEGGSAESVAQACRIHALFLILHSGNILDQGVGEPGSKQADVQTLAATFDAVTRIHFPEALGHVALRLVPCPPICAAAYALVSKLSPYSHDRDSLSSSQDHIPLAALPLLATSSGSYQHAVGTVITRANQAYSTFLHSGEGAGFCGQVVLLGDCVGGILGFDALCRSRGGAGGSRSSSRRGSLSAEPVSPELCGGQDPLGEGVDGAAGSGQASPEPGTQRDGHHRSSSGSLQASEAPLEAEAPRDGAEGTSTRLDFKVSGFFLFGSPLGLVLALRKTVMPALDVAQLRPACEQIYNLFHAADPCASRLEPLLAKAFHAVPPLSVPRYQKYPLGDGTSSLLADALQTHSALFLPEVDVAAPPTPTSSFGGFWRGSEPEPPTPASASEVVKILERWWGPKRIDYSLYCPDALTAFPTITLPHLFHASYWESSDVVAFILRQVMEKEGPQPAESEESSIYSPAIPREKWQRRRTQVKIRNVTANHRASDVIVCEGKPQVLSGRFMYGPLDVVTLTGEKVDIYIMMQPLSGKWLYYGTEVTSGSGRLTFTIPPEKALAIGIYPVRMVVRGDHSYAEAYLTVVARGTESVVFSIDGSFTASVSIMGSDPKVRAGAVDVVRHWQDSGYMIIYVTGRPDMQKHRVVAWLSQHNFPHGAVSFCDGLTHDPLRQKTAFLQSLRTEAEINIIAGYGSTKDISVYSSLGLTPAHIYIVGRAVKKFHNQCQFLSEGYVAHLAQLEAAALAHSPKGPPRPVLGKGTYGCPAPVDFLRKQSQLLRSRGSSQAERDGGPPPAPSGLPWAKPRSVSLKLEGEE; encoded by the exons ATGCTCATCAAGGAGTACCACGTCCTGCTGCCCATGAGCGTGGACGAGTACCAGGTGGCCCAGCTCTACATGATccag AAGAAGAGCCGGGAGGAGTCGAGCGGCGAGGGCAGCGGTGTGGAGATTCTGGCCAACCGGCCCTACAGCGACGGCCCCGGCGGCAGCGGCCAGTACACCCACAAGATCTACCACGTGGGCTCCCACATCCCCAGCTGGtttcgggctctgctccccaaagccgcgctgcaggtggaggaggagtcCTGGAACGCGTACCCCTACACCCGAACCAG GTACACCTGTCCCTTCGTGGAGAAGTTCTCCATCGACATCGAGACGTACTACCGGCCAGATGCGGGTCAGCAGACCAACGTCTTCAACCTGAGCGCGGCTGAGAAGAGGCAGAGGATTTTGG ACACCATCGACATCGTGCGTGACCCCATCTCCCCCGGGGAATACAAGCCTGAGGAGGACCCCAAACTCTACCGCTCGGCCAAGACAGGCCGGGGGCCGCTGGGGGACGACTGGCTGGAGACGGCGGCCGGCGGGACCCTGATGTGCGCCTACAAGCTCTGCAAGGTGGAGTTCCGCTACTGGGGGATGCAATCCAAGATCGAGCAGTTCATCCACGACGTGG GTTTGCGGAAGGTGATGCTGCGCGCCCATCGCCAGGCCTGGTGCTGGCAGGACGAGTGGACGGACCTGACGATGGAGGACATTcggcagctggaggaggagacagCGCGGATGCTGGCACAGAAAATGGCCAAACGCGGCGAGGCCGAGGAACCCCCCAGTGCTGGGCCCAGCTCTGAGGGGCGGCCGGAGCCAGGGGGGCCCAGTGAACAGGACGGGGGGGCCGAGGCGCAGGTGGGGGCCGATGCCTCTCCCGACGATTCCTTTGCCAAGCAGTGGTCCACCTCCTCCCGCTCCTCCTACTCTTCCCAGCATGGAG GGGGGGTGTCTCCCCAGAGCTTGTCTGAGTGGCGGATGCAGAACATCGCCCGCGACTCCGAGAACAGCTCTGAAGAGGAGTTTTTCGATGCCCACG AGGACCTGTCTGACAGCGACGAGGTCTTTGCGAAGGAGATGACCAAGTGGAGCTCCAACGACTTCTTGGACACACTGGAGTGGCCGGCGGAGCTGGACGAGGCGCTGG CGGATGGAGCCAGCGCCGCCAAGGTGGATGGTGAAGGATTGGGGGCGTCCAGCTTTCCCGAG GGCGGCTCGGCGGAGAGCGTGGCGCAGGCGTGCCGGATCCATGccctcttcctcatcctccaCAGTGGCAACATCCTGGACCAGGGGGTGGGCGAGCCAGGCTCCAAGCAGGCGGACGTGCAGACGCTGGCGGCCACCTTCGACGCCGTCACCCGCATCCACTTCCCCGAGGCGCTGGGACACGTGGCCCTGCGCCTTGTCCCCTGCCCACCCATCTGCGCCGCTGCCTACGCCCTCGTCTCTAA GCTCAGCCCCTACAGCCACGACAGGGACAGCCTGTCCAGCAGCCAGGACCACATCCCGCTGGCAGCCCTCCCGCTGCTGGCCACCTCCTCGGGCAGCTACCAGCACGCCGTGGGGACCGTCATCACCCGCGCCAACCAGGCCTACAGCACCTTCCTGCACTCCGGGGAGGGGGCCGGCTTCTGCGGCCAG gtggtgctgctgggggactGTGTGGGCGGCATCCTGGGCTTTGACGCGCTCTGCCGGAgccgggggggcgcggggggcagccgcagcagcagccgccgcggCAGCCTG AGCGCAGAGCCCGTGTCCCCCGAGCTGTGTGGCGGCCAGGACCCCCTGGGCGAGGGGGTGGATGGAGCTGCGGGGTCGGGCCAGGCCAGCCCCGAGCCGGGGACACAGAGGGACGGCCAccaccgcagctcctcgggcag CCTGCAGGCCAGCGAGGCCCCGCTGGAGGCAGAGGCGCCGCGGGACGGGGCAGAAGGCACCAGCACCCGCCTTGATTTTAAGGTATCCGGCTTCTTCCTCTTCGGTTCCCcgctggggctggtgctggcGCTGCGCAAGACCGTCATGCCCGCTCTGGATG TGGCCCAGCTGCGTCCTGCCTGCGAGCAGATCTACAACCTCTTCCACGCGGCCGACCCCTGCGCCTCTCGCCTGGAGCCGCTCCTGGCCAAGGCTTTCCACGCCGTCCCGCCGCTCAGTGTCCCCCGCTACCAGAAATACCCCCTGGGCGACGgcacctcctccctgctgg CGGACGCCCTGCAGACGCACTCTGCCTTGTTCCTGCCCGAGGTGGACGTGGCCGCCCCCCCTACCCCCACCAGCAGTTTTGGGGGCTTCTGGAGGGGCAGTGAGCCGGAACCCCCCACTCCCGCCAGCGCCAGCGAAGTCGTCAAGA TCCTGGAGCGCTGGTGGGGCCCGAAGCGCATTGACTACTCGCTGTACTGCCCCGACGCCCTGACCGCCTTCCCCACCATCACCCTGCCCCACCTCTTCCATGCCAGCTACTGGGAATCCTCCGACGTGGTGGCTTTCATCCTGCGCCAG GTGATGGAGAAGGAGGGACCGCAGCCGGCGGAGAGCGAGGAGAGCTCTATCTACAGCCCCGCGATCCCCCGGGAGAAGTGGCAGCGCAGACGCACCCAAGTGAAGATCCGG aaTGTGACAGCAAACCACCGAGCCAGTGACGTGATCGTGTGCGAGGGCAAACCGCAGGTTCTGAGCGGGCGCTTCATGTATGGACCCCTGGATGTGGTGACGCTGACTGGGGAGAAG GTGGACATTTACATCATGATGCAGCCGCTGTCGGGGAAGTGGCTTTACTACGGCACCGAGGTGACGAGTGGTAGTGGCCGCCTGACCTTCACCATCCCTCCAGAGAAGGCTCTGGCCATCGGCATCTACCCCGTGCGCATGGTGGTCAG GGGGGACCACAGCTACGCCGAGGCATACCTGACAGTGGTGGCCCGCGGCACCGAGTCGGTCGTCTTCAGCATTGACGGCTCCTTCACCGCCAGTGTCTCCATCATGGGCAGCGACCCCAAAGTGCGGGCGGGAGCTGTTGACGTCGTACG GCACTGGCAGGACTCGGGCTACATGATCATCTACGTGACGGGGCGGCCCGACATGCAGAAGCACCGGGTGGTGGCCTGGCTGTCCCAGCACAATTTCCCCCACGGCGCCGTGTCCTTCTGCGACGGGCTCACCCATGACCCCCTACGCCAGAAAACCGCTTTCCTGCAGAGCCTGCGCACTGAG GCAGAGATCAACATCATTGCCGGCTACGGCTCCACCAAGGACATCTCGGTCTACAGCTCACTGGGGCTCACACCGGCGCACATCTACATCGTGGGACGGGCCGTCAAGAAGTTCCACAACCAGTGCCAG TTCCTGTCTGAGGGCTACGTCGCCCACCTGGCTCAGCTGGAGGCGGCGGCACTGGCCCATTCCCCCAagggacccccccgccccgtgctGGGCAAAGGCACCTACGGCTGCCCAGCGCCCGTCGACTTTCTCCGCAAGCAGAGCCAGCTCCTGCGCTCGCGGGGCTCCAGCCAGGCCGAGCGGGATGGGgggcccccgccggcccccTCCGGCCTGCCCTGGGCCAAGCCCCGCAGTGTCAGCCTCAAGCTGGAGGGTGAGGAGTGA